In Fluviispira sanaruensis, a genomic segment contains:
- a CDS encoding P-loop NTPase translates to MLKTVSKGIFKPNSKEAINFTEKIIRAYYNGQNIEDRDDPSNNITEQNISIIEQNFSSKEEKKQNNHTAESQEKQYSSQNNNGPQIISIGGGKGGIGKSFLSANICVRLASLGYKVSVVDLDLGAANLHTCLGVPTPRSGIADFIHGTVSTLEETGISCCFPNLILYGGGQEFWQQIKPQSAQKIKLISKLQELDADFVFLDLGAGTHVHTLDFFIFSHGGILVVAPEPTSIENAYVFMKSILYRKIQSICKAFDIDANTEKELLTKISNPRSSETPFSQLITFSQKNTDIGRQIKEMIQETNIGIIMNQVRTKEDRDLGESMALICNRYFGFSAQFLGSTRYDDAVWKSVRIRRPLILDYPLSAIASNINQITDKIIKKFIQNDEKESINRAG, encoded by the coding sequence ATGTTAAAAACGGTTTCTAAAGGAATATTTAAACCGAATAGCAAGGAAGCCATTAACTTCACTGAAAAAATAATACGCGCATACTATAATGGGCAAAATATTGAAGATAGAGACGATCCAAGCAATAATATAACAGAACAAAATATATCTATCATTGAGCAAAACTTCTCTTCTAAAGAAGAAAAAAAACAAAATAATCACACTGCAGAATCCCAAGAAAAACAATACTCATCTCAGAATAACAATGGGCCACAAATTATATCAATAGGTGGCGGTAAGGGTGGTATAGGTAAAAGCTTTCTTTCAGCTAATATTTGTGTCCGTTTGGCTTCTTTAGGTTACAAAGTTTCCGTCGTTGACCTCGATCTCGGAGCGGCAAACTTACACACATGTCTGGGAGTACCAACTCCGCGTTCAGGAATCGCAGATTTTATCCATGGCACTGTCTCTACACTTGAAGAAACAGGTATTTCATGCTGCTTTCCAAACCTCATTTTATATGGAGGTGGACAAGAATTTTGGCAACAGATCAAACCGCAAAGCGCGCAAAAAATAAAACTTATTTCAAAACTCCAAGAACTTGATGCTGATTTTGTTTTTCTTGATTTAGGTGCTGGAACACATGTTCACACGCTCGATTTCTTTATTTTCTCCCACGGCGGTATTTTAGTCGTAGCTCCAGAACCGACCAGCATTGAAAATGCTTATGTTTTTATGAAAAGCATTTTGTATCGAAAGATACAGAGTATTTGCAAGGCATTTGATATAGATGCTAACACTGAAAAAGAATTGTTAACTAAAATATCGAACCCACGGAGTTCAGAAACACCATTTTCACAGCTCATTACATTTTCACAAAAAAATACTGATATTGGTAGACAAATTAAAGAAATGATACAAGAGACAAATATTGGAATTATAATGAATCAAGTCCGAACAAAAGAAGATCGCGATCTGGGCGAGTCTATGGCACTCATTTGCAATCGCTATTTTGGTTTTAGCGCACAATTTTTAGGATCAACCCGATATGATGATGCTGTTTGGAAATCAGTGCGTATAAGAAGACCTTTGATCTTAGATTATCCTCTGTCAGCAATCGCATCAAATATAAATCAAATTACTGATAAAATTATTAAAAAATTCATTCAAAATGATGAAAAAGAAAGCATAAATAGAGCTGGATAA
- a CDS encoding helix-turn-helix domain-containing protein, with translation MNTANKKRSPFEILGLSENNISLRKIHVAYANLKKQVETSSAKDITHEDLEFAFQELVNFTERQNPNDNEEEVISAHLLPNMKTKRKSVRDDANIIYIRKDIPKKQKEIEIINRPIDSLMDMKVSVKKSRAIFAENPDHMKRIEEIISETEEITGNLLKRLREVLGVPIDEVANRIKVSKSYLEAIENDSFSSLPAEVYVKGFFNSYLNYLGLDRKDIVEALTEVYRMRRRLTKRK, from the coding sequence ATGAACACAGCTAATAAAAAAAGAAGTCCTTTTGAAATTCTAGGTCTGAGCGAAAATAATATTTCACTCCGCAAAATACATGTTGCTTATGCAAATTTAAAGAAACAAGTAGAAACTTCCTCTGCTAAAGATATTACCCATGAAGATCTTGAATTTGCCTTCCAAGAACTTGTAAATTTTACTGAAAGACAAAATCCGAATGACAATGAAGAAGAGGTCATATCTGCTCATTTATTACCAAATATGAAAACAAAAAGAAAATCTGTAAGAGACGATGCAAACATTATATATATTAGAAAAGATATACCTAAAAAACAAAAAGAAATTGAAATTATAAATCGTCCGATTGATAGTCTTATGGACATGAAAGTCTCTGTTAAAAAGTCTCGAGCTATATTTGCAGAAAATCCTGACCATATGAAAAGAATTGAAGAAATAATCTCTGAAACAGAAGAGATAACTGGGAATTTACTAAAACGTCTCAGAGAAGTACTGGGAGTTCCAATTGACGAAGTTGCAAATCGAATAAAAGTAAGTAAATCTTATCTCGAAGCAATAGAAAATGATTCTTTCTCAAGCTTACCTGCAGAAGTTTATGTAAAAGGATTTTTCAATTCGTATTTAAACTATCTCGGTCTTGACAGAAAGGACATTGTTGAAGCATTAACAGAAGTCTATAGAATGCGGAGAAGGCTGACAAAAAGAAAATAA
- a CDS encoding RluA family pseudouridine synthase — translation MNNTIEITVPDNLQNERLDVILSRLIDVIPSRSFAAKLIANKQVLVDDKYVKSSYKLKELQKISIDLSFLETVNSEPIGEKIDLDIIFEDNDLIIINKPAGMVVHPGAGVHSGTLVNAILAHCGVTLPSLGLPSRAGIVHRLDRDTSGVMVVAKSQIALTNLSKQFADHSQTRIYHTLIYGNILPVSGKIETWHGRDPKNRIKYAVQPEGKGKKAILSYNKLKTFLDEKISLVACQLYTGRTHQIRVQLSNLGHSILGDALYTNNANELNSNKELKALINKNAQRQMLHAVHLGFKHPVTNVDMSFQSPYPQDFNNLLLLLEAKGKKF, via the coding sequence ATGAATAATACAATAGAAATAACTGTTCCTGACAATCTCCAAAATGAACGTCTTGATGTTATACTCTCTCGACTGATAGATGTTATTCCAAGCAGATCGTTTGCAGCCAAATTAATAGCAAATAAACAAGTTCTTGTTGATGATAAATATGTTAAATCGTCATACAAACTAAAAGAATTACAAAAAATATCAATTGATCTCAGTTTTCTCGAGACAGTTAACTCTGAACCCATTGGTGAAAAAATAGATCTCGATATTATTTTTGAAGACAACGATTTAATTATTATAAATAAACCTGCAGGAATGGTAGTCCATCCAGGAGCAGGCGTGCACTCAGGTACACTCGTAAATGCTATTTTAGCTCATTGTGGAGTGACTTTACCTTCCCTTGGCCTCCCATCACGGGCAGGCATAGTTCATCGACTTGACCGCGATACAAGCGGTGTTATGGTCGTTGCAAAATCACAAATTGCTTTAACAAATTTATCTAAACAATTTGCCGATCATTCTCAAACTCGTATTTATCATACTTTAATTTATGGAAACATTCTTCCTGTCAGTGGTAAAATAGAAACTTGGCATGGGCGAGATCCTAAAAATCGAATTAAATATGCTGTTCAACCAGAAGGAAAAGGGAAAAAAGCAATACTATCATACAATAAACTAAAGACTTTTTTAGATGAAAAAATTTCTTTAGTCGCATGCCAATTGTATACGGGTAGAACTCATCAAATTCGTGTTCAATTAAGCAATTTAGGCCACAGTATATTAGGAGATGCTTTATACACAAATAACGCCAATGAATTAAATTCTAACAAAGAACTTAAAGCGCTCATAAATAAAAATGCTCAAAGACAAATGCTTCATGCAGTCCATTTGGGTTTTAAACATCCTGTTACGAATGTAGATATGTCTTTTCAATCTCCATACCCCCAAGATTTTAATAATTTATTATTATTGCTGGAGGCGAAAGGAAAAAAGTTTTGA
- a CDS encoding chorismate-binding protein has protein sequence MNDILLNQFLNCGFFIGDLNEDKMWFMTSSIRQLKNQEENLFPFFYLNNFFSNKKNPFYKGLNFQEMSISDFQKIIDNNSSKKPNIKWKSANKDFYLKQYSELKKEISLKILKKGVPYSFQEGSCKLSKENKLYLLKNILKNRKKNSSYIYGYWNKSEGVIGTTPELLFIQKNNNIQTIALAGTVPNEKNVDKNNFINDPKMQNEHAYVIEGMKQTLEKFGDFSFGKTHLLELPKLIHLKTDINIKISENIDFDYESFLKELHPTAALGILPKNSKSNWLNSFESSKINRGYFAASFGVVLNKNNSIFIATIRGMQWQNNTLKVSAGGGVIQESIFADEWNEINTKINSIKDNLGLHSTI, from the coding sequence TTGAATGATATTTTATTAAATCAGTTTTTAAATTGTGGATTCTTTATTGGTGACTTGAATGAAGATAAAATGTGGTTTATGACTTCATCAATTCGCCAATTAAAAAATCAAGAAGAAAATTTATTTCCTTTTTTTTACTTGAATAATTTTTTTTCAAATAAAAAAAATCCATTTTATAAAGGTCTTAATTTTCAAGAAATGTCCATTTCAGATTTTCAAAAAATAATTGATAATAATTCCAGTAAAAAACCAAATATTAAATGGAAATCAGCAAATAAAGATTTTTATTTAAAACAGTACTCAGAGTTAAAGAAGGAAATTTCTTTGAAAATTCTTAAAAAAGGCGTTCCTTACTCTTTTCAAGAAGGCTCATGCAAATTAAGCAAAGAAAATAAACTTTATTTGTTAAAAAATATTTTGAAAAACAGAAAGAAAAATTCTTCCTATATTTATGGATATTGGAATAAATCTGAGGGTGTAATTGGCACAACACCAGAACTTCTATTTATACAAAAAAACAATAATATTCAAACTATAGCTTTAGCTGGCACAGTTCCAAATGAAAAAAATGTTGATAAAAATAATTTTATAAATGATCCAAAAATGCAAAATGAACATGCATATGTTATTGAAGGAATGAAACAAACACTTGAAAAATTCGGTGACTTTTCTTTTGGTAAAACTCACTTACTTGAGCTACCTAAACTTATCCACTTAAAAACTGATATAAATATTAAAATATCGGAGAATATAGATTTTGATTACGAGTCATTTTTAAAAGAATTACATCCTACTGCTGCATTAGGTATTCTACCAAAAAACTCTAAAAGCAATTGGCTCAATTCATTCGAATCGTCCAAAATTAATAGAGGATACTTTGCGGCTTCTTTTGGCGTTGTCCTAAACAAAAATAATTCTATATTTATTGCCACGATAAGAGGTATGCAATGGCAAAACAATACACTCAAAGTAAGTGCAGGCGGCGGGGTTATACAGGAAAGTATTTTTGCCGATGAATGGAATGAAATCAACACTAAAATCAATTCTATAAAAGACAATTTAGGACTTCATTCCACAATTTAA
- the sucC gene encoding ADP-forming succinate--CoA ligase subunit beta produces MNIHEYQAKELLSRFGLSIPRGKLACTPTEAEWAARKLGCGKDGKIAVVKAQVHSGGRGKAGGVKLVKSPEEAKVVAEKMIGMNLVTNQTGPQGKKVHKLLVAEGCDIEKEYYFALVVNRETATIGVMASTEGGMDIEEVAEKHPEKIVTASIDPTIGLQEFTIRKLSIALGFGLGTPLAKDFAKTLRGLVNAFVAYNCDMLEINPLVLTKQNTIAVLDCKMSFDENALFRHPEISDLRDYEEDDIKELEASKYGLSYVSLEGNIGCLVNGAGLAMATMDIIKQTGGEPANFLDVGGGANQETVTQAFRIILRDKAVKGIFVNIFGGIMKCDVIANGIVAAAKELGLRVPLVVRLEGTNVEIGKRILNDSGLNILSASSMSDGANKIVQAVR; encoded by the coding sequence ATGAATATTCATGAGTATCAGGCAAAAGAGCTACTTTCTCGCTTTGGCCTAAGTATCCCACGCGGCAAACTCGCATGCACACCCACAGAAGCTGAATGGGCAGCCCGTAAACTTGGCTGCGGAAAAGATGGAAAAATTGCTGTCGTAAAAGCACAAGTTCATTCTGGTGGCCGCGGTAAAGCAGGTGGCGTTAAATTAGTGAAAAGCCCCGAAGAAGCTAAAGTCGTAGCAGAAAAAATGATTGGCATGAACCTTGTCACCAATCAAACTGGCCCTCAAGGCAAAAAAGTTCATAAACTTCTTGTTGCTGAAGGATGTGATATCGAAAAAGAATATTATTTTGCTCTCGTAGTCAATCGTGAGACAGCAACAATAGGGGTGATGGCTTCTACAGAAGGCGGCATGGATATTGAAGAAGTTGCTGAAAAACACCCAGAAAAAATAGTAACAGCAAGTATCGACCCAACTATTGGCTTACAAGAGTTTACGATCCGTAAATTAAGCATTGCATTAGGTTTTGGTTTGGGAACTCCACTCGCAAAAGATTTTGCAAAAACATTGCGTGGACTCGTAAATGCATTTGTTGCTTATAATTGCGATATGCTCGAAATTAACCCTCTTGTTTTAACAAAGCAAAATACAATTGCTGTGCTTGATTGCAAAATGAGTTTTGATGAAAATGCTCTCTTTCGCCATCCAGAAATCTCGGATCTTCGCGATTACGAAGAAGATGATATTAAAGAACTTGAAGCTTCAAAATATGGCTTAAGCTATGTCTCCCTTGAAGGAAATATTGGTTGCTTAGTTAACGGCGCAGGCCTTGCTATGGCGACCATGGATATTATTAAGCAAACAGGAGGAGAACCTGCAAACTTCCTCGACGTTGGAGGAGGAGCAAATCAAGAGACCGTGACTCAAGCATTCCGCATTATTTTACGTGATAAAGCTGTAAAAGGCATATTTGTAAATATTTTTGGTGGCATCATGAAATGTGATGTTATTGCAAACGGAATTGTTGCTGCTGCAAAAGAACTTGGCTTAAGAGTTCCATTAGTCGTTCGTCTCGAAGGAACCAACGTGGAAATTGGTAAGAGAATTCTAAATGACTCTGGACTGAATATTTTAAGCGCTTCTTCGATGAGCGATGGCGCAAATAAAATTGTTCAAGCGGTTAGATAA
- the sucD gene encoding succinate--CoA ligase subunit alpha, with the protein MSILVGKNTKLICQGISGSAGKFHSEKCAEYGTNLVGGVVPGKGGSSILDRPVFNTVEEAIKKTGANASMIFVPPPYAADSILEAIDAGIELVVAITEGIPVLDMLRVKKALMSSGGKTRLIGPNCPGVITPSDKCKIGIMPGHIHLPGRVGIISKSGTLTYEAVGQTSALGIGQSTCVGIGGDPINGTSFIDVLEMFQKDPDTDAVIMIGEIGGNLEIEASEWIKRNMKKPVVGFIAGQTAPKGKRMGHAGAIISGGKGTAEEKIEAMKACGLHVAMSPADMGITLKKALRM; encoded by the coding sequence ATGTCAATTCTCGTTGGGAAAAATACAAAACTAATTTGCCAAGGTATTTCTGGGAGCGCTGGGAAATTTCACTCTGAAAAATGTGCAGAGTACGGCACAAATCTCGTTGGAGGCGTTGTTCCTGGTAAAGGCGGCTCATCTATTCTTGATCGTCCTGTGTTTAACACTGTAGAAGAAGCAATTAAAAAAACCGGTGCTAACGCATCGATGATTTTTGTTCCACCCCCTTATGCAGCGGACTCCATTCTCGAAGCAATCGATGCTGGTATTGAACTAGTAGTTGCAATTACAGAAGGAATTCCAGTGCTTGATATGCTTCGAGTTAAAAAAGCACTGATGAGCTCTGGTGGAAAAACCCGCCTGATCGGACCGAATTGCCCAGGAGTTATCACTCCAAGCGACAAGTGCAAAATCGGAATTATGCCTGGCCACATTCACCTTCCAGGTCGTGTCGGGATTATTAGTAAGTCAGGAACACTAACATACGAAGCAGTGGGGCAAACATCTGCTCTCGGTATAGGCCAATCAACCTGCGTTGGCATTGGCGGAGATCCTATCAATGGAACAAGTTTCATTGATGTTCTCGAAATGTTCCAAAAAGATCCCGACACCGATGCCGTGATTATGATCGGTGAAATCGGTGGTAATCTCGAAATAGAAGCTTCTGAGTGGATTAAGCGCAATATGAAAAAACCTGTCGTTGGCTTTATTGCTGGTCAAACAGCTCCAAAGGGCAAGCGCATGGGTCATGCGGGCGCTATCATCAGTGGCGGAAAAGGCACTGCTGAAGAGAAAATCGAAGCTATGAAAGCGTGCGGACTACATGTTGCCATGAGTCCTGCAGATATGGGAATCACTCTTAAAAAAGCTTTAAGAATGTAA
- a CDS encoding follicular epithelium yolk protein subunit, giving the protein MTISVNIKAGNTIADSKVNVEGFEKYVITSAERNSFGFGTDSLLKEAIGKLMGKNPDYAYLTKNQTELYNKYNWSEVTVILNAKSTEILELSSKPSIIKTQTFRNNSSVTAVCNASISSQITNTVTSTWSSSNSVSFNEKVKCKATFLGLGIEEETTFGYSYNWGQGGSNSQTETIGSTSGFSVTLNPGVSVQANLISSKGTMKIRIVYTATLIGETVFDYSNTYNGHHYYASSINDVIERAGSPRSVDITEEIDIDYYSNSQIDIIDAEGKITNSFFSNKPSICSEFVSEPINNA; this is encoded by the coding sequence ATGACTATTTCAGTTAATATCAAGGCTGGAAACACAATTGCAGACTCTAAAGTGAATGTTGAAGGTTTCGAAAAATATGTCATTACATCTGCTGAGAGAAATTCTTTTGGTTTTGGAACAGATAGTTTACTTAAAGAAGCTATTGGCAAACTTATGGGAAAAAATCCAGATTATGCTTATTTGACAAAAAATCAAACTGAGTTATACAATAAATACAATTGGTCAGAAGTAACTGTTATTTTAAATGCAAAAAGCACAGAAATACTTGAATTATCATCTAAACCTTCTATTATAAAAACACAAACATTTAGAAATAATAGCAGTGTAACTGCAGTTTGTAATGCGTCAATTTCTTCTCAAATAACAAATACAGTTACTAGTACTTGGTCATCTTCAAACTCCGTATCTTTTAATGAAAAAGTTAAATGTAAAGCAACATTTTTGGGACTAGGAATTGAAGAAGAAACAACTTTTGGCTATTCTTATAATTGGGGTCAAGGAGGTTCAAATAGTCAAACAGAAACAATTGGGTCCACTTCTGGGTTCTCTGTTACTTTAAACCCCGGAGTATCTGTTCAAGCAAATTTAATTTCTAGCAAAGGAACAATGAAAATTAGAATTGTTTATACAGCAACTTTAATTGGTGAAACTGTGTTTGATTATTCAAATACGTATAATGGACATCATTATTATGCATCATCAATTAATGATGTTATAGAAAGAGCAGGATCTCCACGAAGTGTAGATATTACAGAAGAAATAGATATCGATTATTATTCTAATTCACAAATTGATATTATAGATGCAGAAGGAAAAATAACGAATTCATTCTTTTCTAACAAACCTTCAATATGTTCTGAATTTGTTTCAGAACCAATTAATAATGCCTAA
- a CDS encoding glycosyltransferase → MDFIQIPYSIWQNESSLETKPKVSLIVTCYNNFKFLELTYYSLINQSLERKQFEVVVCDDGSNPENSSQIQKLLTQAPFATTYLWQEDKGFRKSEVLNKGIYHSKGDYLVFIDADCILHHKFLEDHLNFAEPKVALAGRRAELTKSISQKLSAQKILDKYLEKITWWLFVYLSFFKDGNGFKTIYFKNDSLFNYFNRKKRGIVGCNFSCYKKDIEEINGFNMKFQSYGGEESDLEYRLRLTGVRVRSLCHRAIQYHIFHAKREQGSKQILNEALLKEVEEKKIPYTDCGLDLLVKN, encoded by the coding sequence ATGGACTTTATACAAATACCTTATTCGATTTGGCAAAATGAGAGCAGCTTAGAGACAAAGCCGAAAGTTTCTTTGATTGTTACTTGTTATAATAATTTTAAATTTCTGGAACTGACCTATTATAGTCTTATCAATCAGTCTCTCGAACGTAAGCAATTTGAAGTTGTTGTTTGTGATGATGGTTCAAATCCTGAGAATTCCAGTCAAATTCAAAAGCTCCTAACTCAAGCTCCTTTCGCCACAACCTATCTTTGGCAAGAAGACAAGGGATTTCGAAAGTCTGAAGTTTTAAATAAAGGTATCTATCATTCTAAAGGTGATTACCTTGTATTTATCGATGCAGATTGTATTTTGCATCATAAATTCTTAGAAGATCATCTTAATTTTGCTGAGCCTAAAGTAGCTCTTGCTGGCAGAAGAGCAGAATTGACAAAATCAATCTCGCAAAAACTCTCTGCGCAGAAAATTTTAGACAAATATTTAGAAAAAATCACTTGGTGGTTATTTGTTTATTTATCCTTTTTTAAAGATGGCAATGGATTTAAAACTATTTATTTTAAGAATGATTCTTTATTTAACTATTTTAATAGAAAAAAAAGAGGAATTGTTGGTTGCAATTTTTCTTGTTATAAAAAAGATATTGAAGAAATAAATGGCTTTAATATGAAGTTTCAATCCTATGGAGGAGAAGAAAGTGATCTCGAATATCGCTTGCGTTTAACTGGCGTTAGAGTTCGTTCTTTGTGCCATCGTGCAATACAATATCATATTTTTCATGCAAAAAGAGAACAAGGTTCTAAACAAATTTTAAATGAAGCTCTTTTAAAAGAAGTTGAAGAGAAAAAAATTCCATACACCGATTGTGGCTTGGATTTGCTTGTTAAGAATTAA
- a CDS encoding cytochrome c oxidase subunit 3 family protein: MSLHSHEGEHPKYLAHHFKSMSQQTAAGKLGMWIFMAQELLFFSGLFCAYGFMRFMYPDMVAQGQSSMDWRLGGVNSVILLVSSLTMSLCVRSARSNNKAGTVKFLIATMICGFLFLVIKMSEWGMHFHEGYYPGKFFSPVAHADIQNPLAHIFFGLYYVMTGMHGLHIVVGLGLMTWMLVRANRGEFSSENYVSLENTSLFWHLVDIVWIFLYPLLYLAK; the protein is encoded by the coding sequence ATGTCTTTGCATAGCCACGAAGGTGAACACCCTAAATATTTAGCGCATCATTTTAAATCCATGAGTCAGCAAACAGCTGCCGGCAAGCTTGGCATGTGGATTTTTATGGCGCAGGAATTGTTATTCTTCTCAGGTCTATTTTGTGCATATGGTTTTATGCGCTTTATGTATCCTGATATGGTAGCCCAAGGTCAGTCCTCTATGGACTGGCGACTGGGTGGTGTCAACAGTGTTATTCTCCTTGTCAGTTCTTTAACGATGAGTTTGTGTGTGCGTTCCGCTCGTTCAAATAACAAAGCGGGAACAGTGAAATTTCTTATTGCGACAATGATCTGCGGCTTTTTGTTTTTGGTCATTAAAATGTCTGAGTGGGGAATGCACTTTCATGAAGGATATTATCCTGGAAAATTCTTCAGTCCAGTCGCCCATGCAGATATACAAAACCCATTGGCACACATATTTTTTGGTCTTTATTACGTTATGACAGGTATGCACGGTTTGCATATTGTTGTCGGTCTTGGCCTTATGACATGGATGCTTGTACGCGCGAATCGTGGAGAGTTTAGCTCCGAAAATTATGTTTCGTTAGAAAATACAAGTTTATTCTGGCACCTTGTCGATATTGTTTGGATATTCCTATATCCACTCCTTTATCTCGCAAAGTAA
- a CDS encoding cbb3-type cytochrome c oxidase subunit I has product MLASHHDTGSNYLNAKKGFLSWLFTVDHKRIGVMYFVAISVFFLVGGFFAILLRAELMQERIVNATANSYMISADHYNEAFTFHGSIMVFLVIIPSIPATLGNFLLPLMIGAKDVAFPKLNLMSFHIYIVGAIFLVYTIAFGGLDTGWTFYTPYSTETSTSVVAAVFGAFILGFSSILTGLNFIVTVHKMRAPGMTWVKMPLFVWAIYATSVIQVLATPVLAVTLVLVAMERLLGIGIFDSSLGGDPILFQNFFWFYSHPAVYIMILPGFGVISELITTHSRKSIFGYKAVAISSIGIAVIGFFVWGHHMFTSGQSAFATVFFSFLTYAVAVPTAIKVFSWVATLYKGSISFTTPMCYALVFLFLFLIGGLTGIFLGAISTDVHLHNTYFVVAHFHYVMMGGTLIAWIGAIFHWWPKITGKKYSEVWGRISAVVVFLGFNLTFFPQFVMGTRGMPRRYYDYLPEYYNFHLLSTIGSFVLSIGLFMVLFIWLHSIFFGKNETSSNPWKAKSIDWTDTAVVPIEHNFEKQPISTHGPYDFDEIVKPAHSSGGH; this is encoded by the coding sequence ATGCTTGCATCGCATCATGATACAGGTTCAAATTATTTGAATGCAAAAAAAGGATTTTTATCCTGGTTGTTTACGGTGGATCACAAACGTATTGGCGTTATGTATTTTGTCGCAATATCAGTTTTCTTTTTAGTAGGAGGATTTTTTGCAATCCTTTTACGTGCTGAATTAATGCAAGAAAGAATTGTTAATGCAACTGCAAACTCATATATGATAAGTGCCGATCACTATAATGAAGCTTTTACTTTTCATGGTTCAATTATGGTGTTTCTCGTAATTATTCCTTCGATACCTGCTACTTTAGGAAACTTTTTACTCCCACTTATGATTGGTGCTAAGGATGTTGCCTTCCCAAAATTAAATTTAATGAGTTTTCATATTTATATTGTAGGTGCAATTTTTCTTGTGTACACAATAGCATTTGGCGGACTGGACACAGGTTGGACATTTTATACACCTTACAGTACTGAAACGTCTACATCCGTTGTTGCTGCAGTTTTTGGTGCGTTTATCTTAGGATTTTCATCAATATTAACTGGTCTTAACTTTATCGTAACAGTTCATAAAATGCGTGCACCAGGTATGACTTGGGTCAAAATGCCATTATTTGTATGGGCTATCTATGCTACAAGCGTTATTCAAGTATTAGCAACGCCAGTGCTAGCTGTTACTTTAGTCTTGGTAGCTATGGAGCGCTTGTTAGGGATCGGAATTTTTGATTCGAGTTTAGGTGGAGATCCTATTTTATTTCAAAACTTCTTCTGGTTTTATTCACACCCTGCTGTTTATATCATGATCCTTCCTGGCTTCGGTGTAATCAGTGAACTTATTACGACACATTCACGAAAAAGTATTTTTGGTTATAAAGCAGTTGCAATTTCAAGTATTGGTATTGCTGTAATTGGCTTCTTTGTTTGGGGACATCATATGTTCACAAGTGGTCAATCTGCTTTTGCGACTGTGTTCTTTTCATTCTTAACCTATGCCGTTGCGGTTCCAACTGCCATTAAAGTCTTTAGCTGGGTTGCAACTCTTTATAAGGGGTCAATCTCATTTACGACTCCAATGTGTTATGCTCTCGTCTTTTTGTTTTTATTCTTAATTGGCGGCTTAACAGGAATATTCTTAGGTGCAATTTCGACAGATGTTCACTTACATAATACTTATTTTGTTGTTGCGCATTTTCACTATGTGATGATGGGTGGTACTTTAATTGCTTGGATCGGTGCAATTTTTCACTGGTGGCCAAAAATTACTGGTAAAAAATACAGTGAAGTGTGGGGAAGAATCAGTGCAGTCGTTGTATTTTTAGGATTCAATTTAACATTTTTCCCTCAATTTGTGATGGGAACACGAGGTATGCCTCGTCGATATTATGATTATTTACCAGAATATTATAATTTCCATTTGCTTTCTACCATTGGTTCCTTTGTTCTTTCTATTGGTTTATTCATGGTACTTTTTATTTGGCTTCATTCTATTTTCTTCGGGAAAAATGAAACTAGCTCAAATCCATGGAAAGCAAAGTCAATTGATTGGACTGATACAGCTGTCGTTCCTATTGAACATAATTTTGAAAAGCAACCGATATCAACGCATGGGCCATATGATTTTGATGAAATAGTCAAACCAGCTCATTCGTCGGGAGGTCATTGA